Proteins from a genomic interval of Pseudomonas asplenii:
- a CDS encoding type I secretion system permease/ATPase — translation MRLLLDPRQDIDAALLGYRRVFWSLALFSGVINLLVLVPSLYMMQVYDRVLTSRNETTLFMLTVIALGLFMFSALIEWVRGEVMIRMSAGLDNALGERIFDAAFARSLREHNANPAQVLSDLATLRQLITGQGLIALLDAPWLPIFLLVAFIFHPWFGVLTLVLALVLIGLALWGELATRTPLGEANRLGVQSATYVNSTLRNAEVIRALGLLGPLRQRWSLLQQRIVAAQARASARSAGITSTTRFVRVSGQSLSLGLGALLVLEGQLSAGMMIAMSLLLGRALAPVEIAIGSWKQFNAGRLSYQRLAQLLGQYPRDRPRMPLPPPTGVVRLEQLYVGPPGASQPILRGINFSLDKGEVLAVIGPSASGKSTLARALVGVWPAMGGSVRLDEAEIGQWSAEALGPHLGYLPQDIELFDGSVADNIARFGEQDAGKVIAASRQAAVHEMILRFPKGYDTPLGPGGLGLSGGQKQRLGLARALYGQPSLIVLDEPNSNLDEAGELALVRAIGMLRSAGSTVVLITHRPSVLALVDHILLLKDGTQQAFGPRDRVLKALMPGHRPAVVREAGEDA, via the coding sequence ATGCGCTTGCTACTCGATCCGCGTCAGGACATTGATGCCGCCCTGCTGGGTTATCGCCGAGTGTTCTGGTCGTTGGCACTCTTCAGCGGGGTGATCAATCTGCTGGTGCTGGTGCCATCGCTGTACATGATGCAGGTGTACGACCGGGTCCTCACCAGCCGCAACGAAACCACACTGTTCATGCTGACCGTGATTGCCCTCGGACTGTTCATGTTCAGTGCGCTGATCGAGTGGGTACGCGGTGAAGTGATGATCCGCATGAGCGCCGGCTTGGACAATGCGCTGGGCGAGCGTATTTTCGACGCCGCTTTCGCCCGTAGCCTGCGCGAGCACAACGCCAACCCGGCGCAGGTGCTCAGCGACCTGGCCACGTTGCGCCAGTTGATCACCGGCCAGGGCCTGATCGCCTTGCTCGATGCGCCGTGGTTGCCGATCTTCCTGTTGGTGGCCTTTATCTTTCATCCCTGGTTTGGGGTACTGACGCTGGTGCTCGCCCTGGTGCTGATCGGCCTGGCGCTGTGGGGCGAGCTGGCGACGCGGACGCCCCTGGGGGAAGCCAATCGACTGGGGGTGCAGTCGGCGACCTATGTCAACAGCACGCTGCGCAATGCCGAGGTCATCCGTGCGCTGGGCTTGCTGGGGCCATTGCGCCAGCGCTGGAGCCTGCTGCAACAACGTATTGTCGCGGCCCAGGCCCGTGCCAGCGCCCGCAGCGCCGGTATCACCTCGACGACCCGATTCGTGCGTGTTTCCGGGCAGTCACTGTCCCTGGGTTTGGGCGCGCTGCTGGTGCTTGAAGGCCAACTGTCGGCAGGCATGATGATCGCCATGTCGCTGCTGCTGGGGCGTGCCCTGGCCCCCGTGGAAATTGCCATCGGCTCCTGGAAACAGTTCAATGCCGGACGCCTGAGCTACCAGCGTCTGGCCCAGCTCCTTGGCCAGTACCCGCGCGATCGCCCACGCATGCCGCTGCCGCCGCCTACCGGCGTGGTGCGCCTGGAACAGCTGTATGTCGGGCCGCCCGGTGCTTCGCAGCCGATTTTGCGGGGCATCAATTTCAGCCTGGACAAGGGCGAAGTGCTTGCGGTTATCGGCCCCAGCGCCAGCGGTAAATCGACGCTGGCCCGCGCGCTGGTCGGCGTATGGCCGGCCATGGGCGGCTCGGTGCGCCTGGATGAGGCCGAGATCGGCCAGTGGTCTGCCGAGGCCTTGGGGCCCCACCTGGGATACCTGCCCCAGGACATCGAATTGTTCGACGGCAGCGTGGCCGACAATATCGCCCGTTTTGGCGAACAGGATGCCGGCAAGGTCATCGCCGCCAGCCGCCAGGCGGCTGTCCACGAAATGATCCTGAGGTTTCCCAAGGGCTATGACACGCCGCTGGGTCCTGGCGGTCTCGGCTTGTCCGGTGGCCAGAAGCAACGCCTCGGCCTGGCTCGTGCGCTCTACGGACAGCCGTCGCTGATCGTGCTCGACGAGCCCAACTCCAACCTTGACGAAGCCGGCGAACTGGCGCTGGTACGGGCCATCGGCATGCTCAGAAGCGCCGGCAGCACCGTGGTGCTGATCACCCATCGGCCCAGTGTGCTGGCATTGGTCGATCATATCCTGCTGCTCAAGGACGGTACCCAGCAAGCGTTCGGCCCACGGGATCGGGTGCTCAAGGCACTGATGCCGGGGCACAGGCCGGCGGTCGTCAGGGAGGCCGGCGAAGATGCATGA
- a CDS encoding tetratricopeptide repeat protein produces MNRTGRALSLGCLLLLQPLLAHAGGNSLLIPAMGRCTLNTQPQDLAEALAACEQAAKGGDAQAQYELGEFYYDGKNAPRDLNKALSNFELASLQGHAQAQFKLGTMFYKGEGVPANNVQAYIVLKMAAVNGAEDALDVADEVAAQMPRDQLEMATQVLGQIFRKYLLELQTADGRTPFSPLP; encoded by the coding sequence ATGAACCGCACCGGCCGCGCCCTTTCACTGGGCTGCCTGTTGCTCCTTCAGCCGCTGCTGGCACATGCAGGCGGTAACTCGTTGCTGATCCCGGCAATGGGGCGTTGCACCCTCAATACACAGCCGCAGGATCTCGCCGAGGCGCTGGCAGCCTGCGAACAGGCTGCCAAGGGCGGGGATGCACAGGCGCAATACGAGCTGGGCGAGTTCTACTACGACGGCAAGAATGCCCCACGCGACCTCAACAAGGCCCTGAGCAACTTCGAACTGGCTTCGCTGCAGGGCCACGCCCAGGCACAGTTCAAGCTCGGCACCATGTTCTACAAGGGCGAAGGCGTACCGGCCAACAATGTCCAGGCCTATATCGTCCTGAAGATGGCGGCGGTCAACGGTGCCGAGGACGCGCTGGATGTCGCCGACGAAGTCGCGGCACAGATGCCACGGGATCAGTTGGAAATGGCGACCCAGGTACTGGGGCAGATCTTCCGCAAGTACCTGTTGGAACTGCAGACAGCGGACGGGCGGACGCCCTTTTCACCACTTCCCTGA
- a CDS encoding DUF1820 family protein → MSKRETPIYKVIFLNQGQVFEMYAKQIYQSDLWGFLEVEEFVFGERTQLVVDPGEEKLKAQFEGVLRSFVPMHSIVRIDEVERLGTPKISEARGMGNVTPFPMPMPDK, encoded by the coding sequence ATGAGCAAACGTGAAACCCCGATCTACAAGGTGATTTTCCTCAACCAGGGCCAGGTGTTCGAGATGTACGCCAAGCAGATCTATCAAAGCGATCTGTGGGGTTTCCTGGAGGTCGAAGAGTTCGTCTTTGGCGAGCGTACGCAGTTGGTGGTCGATCCGGGGGAGGAAAAGCTCAAGGCCCAGTTCGAAGGCGTGTTGCGCAGCTTCGTGCCGATGCACTCGATCGTGCGGATCGATGAGGTCGAGCGCCTGGGCACACCGAAGATCAGCGAAGCGCGGGGCATGGGTAACGTCACGCCGTTTCCGATGCCGATGCCCGATAAATAA
- the miaB gene encoding tRNA (N6-isopentenyl adenosine(37)-C2)-methylthiotransferase MiaB produces the protein MAKKLYIETHGCQMNEYDSSRMVDLLGEHQALEVTARAEDADVILLNTCSIRERAQDRVYSQLGRWRELKESNPDMVIAVGGCVASQEGEAIRKRAPYVDVVFGPQTLHRLPEMIDAARITRLPQVDISFPEIEKFDHLPEPRIDGPSAYVSVMEGCSKYCTFCVVPYTRGEEVSRPFDDVIGEVIHLAENGVREVTLLGQNVNGYRGVTHDGRLADLAELIRVVAAVDGIERIRYTTSHPLEFSDSLIQAHAEVPELVKHLHLPVQSGSDRILAAMKRNHTALEYKSKLRKLRAAVPGICISSDFIVGFPGETEKDFQQTMKLIEDVGFDFSYSFVYSQRPGTPAADLADDTPEELKKERLNALQHRLNQQGFEISRQMVGSTQRILVTDYSKKDPGELQGRTENNRIVNFRCDNPQLIGQFVDVHIDSAQPHSLRGSMLQ, from the coding sequence ATGGCCAAGAAGCTCTATATAGAAACCCACGGTTGCCAGATGAACGAGTACGACAGCTCGCGCATGGTCGACCTGCTGGGCGAACATCAGGCCCTGGAAGTCACCGCCCGAGCCGAAGACGCGGATGTCATCCTGCTCAACACCTGCTCGATCCGTGAGCGCGCCCAGGACCGGGTCTACTCCCAACTGGGCCGCTGGCGCGAACTCAAGGAAAGCAACCCGGACATGGTGATCGCCGTGGGCGGCTGCGTTGCCAGCCAGGAAGGCGAAGCGATCCGCAAGCGCGCGCCTTACGTCGACGTGGTCTTCGGCCCGCAAACGCTGCACCGCCTGCCGGAAATGATCGATGCCGCGCGCATCACCCGCCTGCCGCAGGTGGACATCTCGTTCCCGGAAATCGAGAAATTCGACCATCTGCCCGAACCGCGCATCGACGGCCCCAGCGCCTACGTCTCGGTGATGGAAGGCTGCAGCAAGTACTGCACCTTCTGCGTGGTGCCGTACACCCGTGGCGAAGAAGTCAGCCGACCGTTCGACGACGTGATCGGCGAAGTCATCCACCTGGCCGAGAACGGTGTGCGCGAAGTGACGCTGCTGGGGCAGAACGTCAACGGCTATCGCGGTGTCACCCACGATGGCCGTCTGGCCGACCTGGCGGAACTGATCCGGGTCGTGGCCGCCGTCGACGGTATCGAGCGCATCCGCTACACCACCTCGCACCCGCTGGAGTTTTCCGACAGCCTGATCCAGGCCCACGCCGAGGTGCCTGAGCTGGTGAAACACCTGCACCTGCCGGTGCAGTCGGGGTCGGACCGGATTCTGGCGGCAATGAAACGCAACCACACCGCCCTGGAGTACAAGTCCAAACTGCGCAAGCTGCGGGCCGCCGTGCCGGGTATCTGCATCAGCTCGGACTTCATCGTCGGCTTCCCCGGCGAAACCGAGAAGGATTTCCAGCAGACCATGAAGCTGATCGAAGACGTCGGTTTCGATTTTTCCTACTCGTTCGTCTACAGCCAGCGCCCCGGCACCCCGGCGGCGGACCTTGCGGACGACACCCCGGAAGAACTGAAAAAAGAGCGCCTGAACGCCCTGCAGCATCGCCTGAACCAGCAGGGCTTCGAGATCAGCCGACAGATGGTTGGTTCGACCCAGCGCATCCTGGTGACCGATTACTCGAAAAAAGACCCGGGCGAACTGCAGGGACGCACCGAGAATAACCGTATCGTCAACTTCCGCTGCGACAATCCGCAACTGATCGGCCAGTTCGTCGACGTCCACATCGACTCGGCGCAGCCGCATTCGCTGCGCGGTTCGATGCTGCAATAA
- a CDS encoding PhoH family protein, giving the protein MNAPIEPHRFILEPFEAHRFANLCGQFDEHLRLIEQRLAIQIRNRGNQFELIGEPKLTTSAEQLLRRLYRETKGTELSPDMVHLFLQESTDDDLANNPVAEAAVALRTKKGMIRPRGLNQQRYVKEVLANDINFGIGPAGTGKTYLAVACAVDALEREQVRRILLVRPAVEAGEKLGFLPGDLAQKIDPYLRPLYDALYEMLGFEYVAKLIERQVIEIAPLAYMRGRTLNNSFIILDESQNTTVEQMKMFLTRIGFGSTAVITGDITQVDLPRGTKSGLAHVIEVLKDVPGISFTHFQPKDVVRHPLVQRIVEAYERFENRPVEPSHAKDSPRDA; this is encoded by the coding sequence TTGAACGCACCTATAGAACCCCATCGTTTCATCCTCGAACCTTTCGAGGCACATCGCTTCGCCAATCTGTGCGGGCAGTTCGATGAGCATTTGCGCCTGATCGAACAGCGCCTGGCCATCCAGATCCGCAACCGCGGCAATCAGTTCGAACTGATCGGCGAACCCAAGCTCACCACCTCCGCAGAACAACTGCTGCGCCGCCTGTACCGGGAAACCAAGGGGACCGAACTGTCTCCGGATATGGTGCACCTGTTCCTGCAGGAATCGACCGACGACGACCTGGCCAATAATCCGGTCGCCGAAGCCGCCGTGGCCCTGCGCACGAAAAAGGGCATGATTCGCCCGCGCGGCCTCAATCAGCAGCGCTACGTGAAGGAAGTGCTGGCCAACGATATCAACTTCGGTATCGGCCCTGCGGGCACCGGCAAGACCTACCTGGCAGTGGCCTGCGCCGTGGACGCCCTGGAACGCGAACAGGTACGTCGGATCCTGCTGGTCCGGCCGGCAGTCGAAGCCGGCGAAAAGCTCGGCTTCCTGCCCGGCGACCTGGCCCAGAAGATCGACCCGTACCTGCGACCGCTCTACGACGCCTTGTATGAAATGCTCGGCTTCGAGTACGTCGCCAAGCTGATCGAGCGCCAGGTGATCGAAATCGCTCCGCTGGCCTACATGCGCGGCCGAACGCTGAACAACAGCTTCATCATCCTCGACGAAAGCCAGAACACCACCGTCGAACAGATGAAAATGTTCCTGACCCGGATCGGCTTCGGCTCCACCGCCGTGATCACCGGCGACATCACCCAGGTCGACCTGCCGCGTGGCACCAAGTCCGGCCTGGCGCATGTCATCGAAGTGCTCAAAGACGTGCCAGGGATCAGCTTCACCCACTTCCAGCCCAAGGACGTGGTTCGCCATCCACTGGTGCAGCGTATCGTCGAAGCCTACGAGCGCTTCGAGAACCGCCCCGTCGAGCCGTCCCACGCCAAGGACAGCCCGCGCGATGCTTGA
- the ybeY gene encoding rRNA maturation RNase YbeY, protein MLELDLQLASDAPVPSEADLRTWCALALRQRSADSELTIRLVDEAEGRELNHTWRQKDYATNVLSFPADVPDELLDIPLLGDLVICVPVVAREAAEQGKTLEAHWAHLVIHGCLHLLGYDHIDDEEAEEMEALERELLAELGHPDPYADDEH, encoded by the coding sequence ATGCTTGAACTCGATCTGCAACTGGCCAGTGACGCACCCGTCCCGAGCGAAGCCGACTTGCGCACCTGGTGCGCCCTGGCCCTGCGCCAGCGCAGCGCCGACTCGGAGCTGACCATCCGCCTAGTGGACGAGGCCGAGGGCCGCGAACTGAACCATACCTGGCGACAGAAGGACTACGCGACCAACGTGCTGTCCTTCCCCGCCGATGTGCCGGACGAACTGCTGGATATTCCCTTGCTGGGAGATCTGGTCATCTGCGTTCCGGTGGTCGCCCGCGAGGCGGCCGAGCAAGGCAAGACACTGGAGGCCCATTGGGCCCATCTGGTCATTCACGGCTGCCTGCATCTGTTGGGTTACGACCACATCGATGACGAGGAAGCCGAGGAAATGGAAGCGCTGGAACGAGAGTTGCTTGCTGAACTGGGTCATCCCGACCCTTATGCCGATGACGAACACTGA
- a CDS encoding HlyC/CorC family transporter, whose translation MSEDRSSNGQKSWLGKLTQAFAHEPKNRQELLELLREAHQNKLLDSEALAIVEGAIQVADLQVRDIMVPRSQMISIKATQTPREFLPAVLDAAHSRYPVIGESHDDVMGVLLAKDLLPLILQENGDGFNIKDLLRPATFVPESKRLNVLLREFRANHNHMAIVIDEYGGVAGLVTIEDVLEQIVGDIEDEHDVEEDSYIKPLPSGDFLVKALTPIENFNEFFDSEFSDDEFDTVGGLVMSAFGHLPKRNETTEIGAYRFRILNADSRRIHLIRLTPVNR comes from the coding sequence ATGAGCGAAGACCGATCGAGCAACGGGCAGAAGTCCTGGCTGGGTAAACTGACCCAGGCTTTTGCCCATGAGCCGAAAAACCGCCAGGAGTTGCTGGAACTGCTGCGCGAAGCCCACCAGAACAAATTGCTGGACAGCGAAGCGCTGGCCATCGTCGAAGGTGCCATTCAGGTAGCCGACCTGCAGGTACGCGACATCATGGTCCCGCGCTCGCAGATGATCAGCATCAAGGCGACCCAGACACCCCGCGAATTCCTTCCCGCCGTCCTCGACGCCGCGCACTCGCGCTACCCGGTGATCGGCGAAAGCCACGATGACGTCATGGGCGTTCTGCTGGCCAAGGACCTGCTGCCGCTGATCCTCCAGGAGAACGGCGACGGGTTCAATATCAAGGATCTGCTGCGTCCGGCGACCTTCGTCCCCGAATCCAAGCGCCTGAACGTGCTGTTGCGCGAGTTCCGCGCCAACCACAACCACATGGCCATCGTGATCGACGAATACGGCGGTGTGGCGGGCCTGGTGACCATCGAGGACGTGCTCGAGCAGATCGTCGGCGACATCGAGGACGAGCACGATGTCGAGGAAGACAGTTACATCAAGCCACTGCCCAGCGGTGATTTCCTGGTCAAGGCGCTGACGCCGATCGAGAACTTCAACGAGTTTTTCGACAGCGAGTTCTCCGACGACGAGTTCGATACCGTGGGTGGCCTGGTGATGAGTGCGTTCGGTCATTTGCCAAAGCGTAATGAAACCACCGAGATTGGCGCGTATCGTTTCCGTATCCTGAATGCCGACAGCCGTCGAATTCATCTGATCCGCCTGACGCCCGTCAACCGCTAA